One region of Cucurbita pepo subsp. pepo cultivar mu-cu-16 chromosome LG03, ASM280686v2, whole genome shotgun sequence genomic DNA includes:
- the LOC111790685 gene encoding homeobox-leucine zipper protein ANTHOCYANINLESS 2-like isoform X2 → MSSAPRFDSSGAHGGGIGGGHATLMASGAIAHPRLVTQSSFSKSMFSSPRLSLVNNNIDGFGAGEMISADAGFEENVRRRRREEEATDSRSGSDNMDGGGGSGDDLDAAVGDNPRKKKRYHRHTPQQIQELEAMFKECPHPDEKQRLELSRRLSLEIKQVKFWFQNRRTQMKTQLERHENTLLRHENEKLRTENMAIREAMRSPICSNCGGPAIIGEISLEEQQLRIENARLKDELDRVCALAGKFVGRPVPVSPPLEEYGGGMMMMERCVYLEMALAAMDELVKMANGEEPLWIGEKLNEEEYSRMFSGGCFGGFVSEASRESALLFLHSSALLDTLMEANRWVEMFPNLIATATTTDVISGGMGGTRNGALQLMHAELQILSPMVPVRQLNFLRFCKQHGEGVWAVVDVSIDPITDTSSPPCRRLPSGCLIHDMPNGYSKVTWVEHSEYDESQIHELYRPLVRSGLGFGARRWIATLQRQSEALATLLSSPSDHSGISADGRRNMVKLAQRMTANFCTGVCASTVYKWNKLNTGNNNVGEDVKVMTRKSVEDPGEPPGTVLSAATSVWVAATAERVFEFLRDERLRSEWDILSNGGPMQEMLHIPKAHHHHHANAVSLLRATQSLNPNQSSMLILQETCSDSSGSLVVYAPVDIPAMQVVMNGGDSAYVALLPSGFAVVPAAEDCGGGSLLTVAFQILVNSLPTDKLTVESVETVNNLISCTVQKIKTALRCHELST, encoded by the exons ATGAGTTCCGCACCACGATTCGACTCTAGTGGTGCTCACGGCGGCGGCATCGGCGGTGGACACGCCACTCTTATGGCCTCCGGTGCAATTGCTCACCCACGTCTTGTTACTCAGTCTTCTTTCTCCAAATCCATGTTCTCTTCCCCTAGACTCTCTCTCG ttaataataatattgatggTTTCGGCGCCGGGGAGATGATTTCGGCGGATGCTGGTTTTGAGGAGAAtgtgaggaggaggagaagagaggaagaggCCACGGACAGCAGATCTGGTAGTGATAACAtggacggcggcggcggttcTGGCGACGATCTGGACGCCGCTGTCGGCGATAATCCTAGGAAGAAGAAACGGTACCACCGTCACACTCCGCAACAAATCCAAGAACTCGAAGC TATGTTCAAGGAGTGTCCTCATCCTGATGAGAAACAAAGATTGGAGCTCAGTAGAAGACTGTCTTTAGAAATAAAACAAGTTAAATTCTGGTTTCAAAATCGTCGAACTCAAATGAAG ACGCAACTGGAACGCCATGAAAACACATTACTAAGACACGAGAACGAGAAGCTCCGAACAGAGAACATGGCGATTCGAGAGGCGATGAGAAGCCCAATCTGCTCAAACTGCGGAGGACCGGCTATCATCGGAGAAATCTCCTTAGAAGAACAGCAACTCCGAATCGAAAACGCGCGATTGAAGGACGAATTGGACCGGGTGTGCGCTCTAGCCGGAAAATTCGTGGGAAGGCCGGTTCCAGTATCACCGCCATTGGAGGAATATGGAGGTggaatgatgatgatggagaGATGCGTGTATTTGGAAATGGCGTTGGCGGCCATGGATGAGCTTGTGAAAATGGCGAACGGGGAAGAACCACTGTGGATTGGAGAAAAACTGAACGAAGAAGAATATTCGAGAATGTTCAGCGGCGGTTGTTTTGGTGGTTTCGTTTCTGAAGCTTCCAGAGAATCCGCTCTCCTCTTCCTCCACTCTTCTGCTCTCCTCGACACTCTAATGGAGGCT AACCGGTGGGTGGAGATGTTTCCGAACTTGATTGCGACGGCGACCACCACCGACGTAATCTCCGGCGGAATGGGAGGAACCCGAAACGGCGCTCTTCAATTG ATGCATGCGGAGCTTCAAATTCTGTCTCCCATGGTTCCGGTGAGACAATTAAATTTCCTCCGCTTCTGCAAGCAGCATGGGGAAGGCGTTTGGGCGGTTGTTGACGTCTCCATCGATCCCATTACCGATACTTCCTCTCCGCCGTGCCGGAGACTCCCCTCCGGCTGCCTCATCCACGACATGCCCAATGGCTACTCCAAG GTTACTTGGGTTGAGCATTCTGAATACGATGAAAGCCAAATCCATGAGCTGTACCGACCCCTCGTCCGCTCCGGCCTTGGGTTTGGCGCGCGACGGTGGATCGCCACCCTCCAGCGCCAATCTGAAGCCCTCGCCACCCTCCTCTCCTCCCCATCTGACCATTCCG GGATATCCGCCGACGGACGGCGGAACATGGTGAAGCTAGCACAGCGGATGACAGCAAATTTCTGCACAGGAGTATGCGCATCAACGGTGTACAAATGGAACAAGCTGAACACGGGCAATAACAATGTTGGAGAGGATGTGAAAGTGATGACAAGGAAGAGCGTGGAGGATCCAGGGGAGCCGCCAGGGACGGTGCTGAGTGCAGCAACGTCGGTGTGGGTGGCGGCGACAGCAGAGAGAGTGTTTGAGTTTCTTCGTGATGAGCGGCTGAGGAGCGAATGGGACATTCTGTCCAACGGCGGCCCCATGCAGGAAATGCTCCATATCCCCAAAGCCCATCACCATCACCATGCCAACGCCGTCTCTCTCCTCCGTGCCAcc CAGTCTCTAAATCCAAACCAGAGCAGTATGCTGATTCTGCAAGAGACCTGTTCCGATTCATCTGGGTCGCTTGTAGTGTACGCGCCGGTGGATATTCCGGCAATGCAGGTGGTGATGAACGGCGGAGACTCGGCCTACGTGGCTCTACTGCCGTCGGGGTTCGCGGTGGTACCGGCGGCGGAGGATTGTGGCGGTGGGAGCCTGTTGACGGTGGCGTTTCAGATATTGGTGAACAGTTTACCGACGGATAAGCTGACGGTGGAGTCGGTGGAGACAGTGAATAATCTGATATCGTGTACGGTGCAGAAAATTAAAACCGCTCTCCGGTGTCACGAGCTTTCCACGTGA
- the LOC111790685 gene encoding homeobox-leucine zipper protein ANTHOCYANINLESS 2-like isoform X1, translating into MSSAPRFDSSGAHGGGIGGGHATLMASGAIAHPRLVTQSSFSKSMFSSPRLSLVNNNIDGFGAGEMISADAGFEENVRRRRREEEATDSRSGSDNMDGGGGSGDDLDAAVGDNPRKKKRYHRHTPQQIQELEAMFKECPHPDEKQRLELSRRLSLEIKQVKFWFQNRRTQMKTQLERHENTLLRHENEKLRTENMAIREAMRSPICSNCGGPAIIGEISLEEQQLRIENARLKDELDRVCALAGKFVGRPVPVSPPLEEYGGGMMMMERCVYLEMALAAMDELVKMANGEEPLWIGEKLNEEEYSRMFSGGCFGGFVSEASRESALLFLHSSALLDTLMEANRWVEMFPNLIATATTTDVISGGMGGTRNGALQLMHAELQILSPMVPVRQLNFLRFCKQHGEGVWAVVDVSIDPITDTSSPPCRRLPSGCLIHDMPNGYSKVTWVEHSEYDESQIHELYRPLVRSGLGFGARRWIATLQRQSEALATLLSSPSDHSGKYWSFLFFSLFRLRVIMNCFVYIGISADGRRNMVKLAQRMTANFCTGVCASTVYKWNKLNTGNNNVGEDVKVMTRKSVEDPGEPPGTVLSAATSVWVAATAERVFEFLRDERLRSEWDILSNGGPMQEMLHIPKAHHHHHANAVSLLRATSLNPNQSSMLILQETCSDSSGSLVVYAPVDIPAMQVVMNGGDSAYVALLPSGFAVVPAAEDCGGGSLLTVAFQILVNSLPTDKLTVESVETVNNLISCTVQKIKTALRCHELST; encoded by the exons ATGAGTTCCGCACCACGATTCGACTCTAGTGGTGCTCACGGCGGCGGCATCGGCGGTGGACACGCCACTCTTATGGCCTCCGGTGCAATTGCTCACCCACGTCTTGTTACTCAGTCTTCTTTCTCCAAATCCATGTTCTCTTCCCCTAGACTCTCTCTCG ttaataataatattgatggTTTCGGCGCCGGGGAGATGATTTCGGCGGATGCTGGTTTTGAGGAGAAtgtgaggaggaggagaagagaggaagaggCCACGGACAGCAGATCTGGTAGTGATAACAtggacggcggcggcggttcTGGCGACGATCTGGACGCCGCTGTCGGCGATAATCCTAGGAAGAAGAAACGGTACCACCGTCACACTCCGCAACAAATCCAAGAACTCGAAGC TATGTTCAAGGAGTGTCCTCATCCTGATGAGAAACAAAGATTGGAGCTCAGTAGAAGACTGTCTTTAGAAATAAAACAAGTTAAATTCTGGTTTCAAAATCGTCGAACTCAAATGAAG ACGCAACTGGAACGCCATGAAAACACATTACTAAGACACGAGAACGAGAAGCTCCGAACAGAGAACATGGCGATTCGAGAGGCGATGAGAAGCCCAATCTGCTCAAACTGCGGAGGACCGGCTATCATCGGAGAAATCTCCTTAGAAGAACAGCAACTCCGAATCGAAAACGCGCGATTGAAGGACGAATTGGACCGGGTGTGCGCTCTAGCCGGAAAATTCGTGGGAAGGCCGGTTCCAGTATCACCGCCATTGGAGGAATATGGAGGTggaatgatgatgatggagaGATGCGTGTATTTGGAAATGGCGTTGGCGGCCATGGATGAGCTTGTGAAAATGGCGAACGGGGAAGAACCACTGTGGATTGGAGAAAAACTGAACGAAGAAGAATATTCGAGAATGTTCAGCGGCGGTTGTTTTGGTGGTTTCGTTTCTGAAGCTTCCAGAGAATCCGCTCTCCTCTTCCTCCACTCTTCTGCTCTCCTCGACACTCTAATGGAGGCT AACCGGTGGGTGGAGATGTTTCCGAACTTGATTGCGACGGCGACCACCACCGACGTAATCTCCGGCGGAATGGGAGGAACCCGAAACGGCGCTCTTCAATTG ATGCATGCGGAGCTTCAAATTCTGTCTCCCATGGTTCCGGTGAGACAATTAAATTTCCTCCGCTTCTGCAAGCAGCATGGGGAAGGCGTTTGGGCGGTTGTTGACGTCTCCATCGATCCCATTACCGATACTTCCTCTCCGCCGTGCCGGAGACTCCCCTCCGGCTGCCTCATCCACGACATGCCCAATGGCTACTCCAAG GTTACTTGGGTTGAGCATTCTGAATACGATGAAAGCCAAATCCATGAGCTGTACCGACCCCTCGTCCGCTCCGGCCTTGGGTTTGGCGCGCGACGGTGGATCGCCACCCTCCAGCGCCAATCTGAAGCCCTCGCCACCCTCCTCTCCTCCCCATCTGACCATTCCGGTAAATATTGgagttttctctttttttccctttttcggTTGAGAGTTATAAtgaattgttttgtttatatagGGATATCCGCCGACGGACGGCGGAACATGGTGAAGCTAGCACAGCGGATGACAGCAAATTTCTGCACAGGAGTATGCGCATCAACGGTGTACAAATGGAACAAGCTGAACACGGGCAATAACAATGTTGGAGAGGATGTGAAAGTGATGACAAGGAAGAGCGTGGAGGATCCAGGGGAGCCGCCAGGGACGGTGCTGAGTGCAGCAACGTCGGTGTGGGTGGCGGCGACAGCAGAGAGAGTGTTTGAGTTTCTTCGTGATGAGCGGCTGAGGAGCGAATGGGACATTCTGTCCAACGGCGGCCCCATGCAGGAAATGCTCCATATCCCCAAAGCCCATCACCATCACCATGCCAACGCCGTCTCTCTCCTCCGTGCCAcc TCTCTAAATCCAAACCAGAGCAGTATGCTGATTCTGCAAGAGACCTGTTCCGATTCATCTGGGTCGCTTGTAGTGTACGCGCCGGTGGATATTCCGGCAATGCAGGTGGTGATGAACGGCGGAGACTCGGCCTACGTGGCTCTACTGCCGTCGGGGTTCGCGGTGGTACCGGCGGCGGAGGATTGTGGCGGTGGGAGCCTGTTGACGGTGGCGTTTCAGATATTGGTGAACAGTTTACCGACGGATAAGCTGACGGTGGAGTCGGTGGAGACAGTGAATAATCTGATATCGTGTACGGTGCAGAAAATTAAAACCGCTCTCCGGTGTCACGAGCTTTCCACGTGA
- the LOC111790685 gene encoding homeobox-leucine zipper protein ANTHOCYANINLESS 2-like isoform X3, protein MSSAPRFDSSGAHGGGIGGGHATLMASGAIAHPRLVTQSSFSKSMFSSPRLSLVNNNIDGFGAGEMISADAGFEENVRRRRREEEATDSRSGSDNMDGGGGSGDDLDAAVGDNPRKKKRYHRHTPQQIQELEAMFKECPHPDEKQRLELSRRLSLEIKQVKFWFQNRRTQMKTQLERHENTLLRHENEKLRTENMAIREAMRSPICSNCGGPAIIGEISLEEQQLRIENARLKDELDRVCALAGKFVGRPVPVSPPLEEYGGGMMMMERCVYLEMALAAMDELVKMANGEEPLWIGEKLNEEEYSRMFSGGCFGGFVSEASRESALLFLHSSALLDTLMEANRWVEMFPNLIATATTTDVISGGMGGTRNGALQLMHAELQILSPMVPVRQLNFLRFCKQHGEGVWAVVDVSIDPITDTSSPPCRRLPSGCLIHDMPNGYSKVTWVEHSEYDESQIHELYRPLVRSGLGFGARRWIATLQRQSEALATLLSSPSDHSGISADGRRNMVKLAQRMTANFCTGVCASTVYKWNKLNTGNNNVGEDVKVMTRKSVEDPGEPPGTVLSAATSVWVAATAERVFEFLRDERLRSEWDILSNGGPMQEMLHIPKAHHHHHANAVSLLRATSLNPNQSSMLILQETCSDSSGSLVVYAPVDIPAMQVVMNGGDSAYVALLPSGFAVVPAAEDCGGGSLLTVAFQILVNSLPTDKLTVESVETVNNLISCTVQKIKTALRCHELST, encoded by the exons ATGAGTTCCGCACCACGATTCGACTCTAGTGGTGCTCACGGCGGCGGCATCGGCGGTGGACACGCCACTCTTATGGCCTCCGGTGCAATTGCTCACCCACGTCTTGTTACTCAGTCTTCTTTCTCCAAATCCATGTTCTCTTCCCCTAGACTCTCTCTCG ttaataataatattgatggTTTCGGCGCCGGGGAGATGATTTCGGCGGATGCTGGTTTTGAGGAGAAtgtgaggaggaggagaagagaggaagaggCCACGGACAGCAGATCTGGTAGTGATAACAtggacggcggcggcggttcTGGCGACGATCTGGACGCCGCTGTCGGCGATAATCCTAGGAAGAAGAAACGGTACCACCGTCACACTCCGCAACAAATCCAAGAACTCGAAGC TATGTTCAAGGAGTGTCCTCATCCTGATGAGAAACAAAGATTGGAGCTCAGTAGAAGACTGTCTTTAGAAATAAAACAAGTTAAATTCTGGTTTCAAAATCGTCGAACTCAAATGAAG ACGCAACTGGAACGCCATGAAAACACATTACTAAGACACGAGAACGAGAAGCTCCGAACAGAGAACATGGCGATTCGAGAGGCGATGAGAAGCCCAATCTGCTCAAACTGCGGAGGACCGGCTATCATCGGAGAAATCTCCTTAGAAGAACAGCAACTCCGAATCGAAAACGCGCGATTGAAGGACGAATTGGACCGGGTGTGCGCTCTAGCCGGAAAATTCGTGGGAAGGCCGGTTCCAGTATCACCGCCATTGGAGGAATATGGAGGTggaatgatgatgatggagaGATGCGTGTATTTGGAAATGGCGTTGGCGGCCATGGATGAGCTTGTGAAAATGGCGAACGGGGAAGAACCACTGTGGATTGGAGAAAAACTGAACGAAGAAGAATATTCGAGAATGTTCAGCGGCGGTTGTTTTGGTGGTTTCGTTTCTGAAGCTTCCAGAGAATCCGCTCTCCTCTTCCTCCACTCTTCTGCTCTCCTCGACACTCTAATGGAGGCT AACCGGTGGGTGGAGATGTTTCCGAACTTGATTGCGACGGCGACCACCACCGACGTAATCTCCGGCGGAATGGGAGGAACCCGAAACGGCGCTCTTCAATTG ATGCATGCGGAGCTTCAAATTCTGTCTCCCATGGTTCCGGTGAGACAATTAAATTTCCTCCGCTTCTGCAAGCAGCATGGGGAAGGCGTTTGGGCGGTTGTTGACGTCTCCATCGATCCCATTACCGATACTTCCTCTCCGCCGTGCCGGAGACTCCCCTCCGGCTGCCTCATCCACGACATGCCCAATGGCTACTCCAAG GTTACTTGGGTTGAGCATTCTGAATACGATGAAAGCCAAATCCATGAGCTGTACCGACCCCTCGTCCGCTCCGGCCTTGGGTTTGGCGCGCGACGGTGGATCGCCACCCTCCAGCGCCAATCTGAAGCCCTCGCCACCCTCCTCTCCTCCCCATCTGACCATTCCG GGATATCCGCCGACGGACGGCGGAACATGGTGAAGCTAGCACAGCGGATGACAGCAAATTTCTGCACAGGAGTATGCGCATCAACGGTGTACAAATGGAACAAGCTGAACACGGGCAATAACAATGTTGGAGAGGATGTGAAAGTGATGACAAGGAAGAGCGTGGAGGATCCAGGGGAGCCGCCAGGGACGGTGCTGAGTGCAGCAACGTCGGTGTGGGTGGCGGCGACAGCAGAGAGAGTGTTTGAGTTTCTTCGTGATGAGCGGCTGAGGAGCGAATGGGACATTCTGTCCAACGGCGGCCCCATGCAGGAAATGCTCCATATCCCCAAAGCCCATCACCATCACCATGCCAACGCCGTCTCTCTCCTCCGTGCCAcc TCTCTAAATCCAAACCAGAGCAGTATGCTGATTCTGCAAGAGACCTGTTCCGATTCATCTGGGTCGCTTGTAGTGTACGCGCCGGTGGATATTCCGGCAATGCAGGTGGTGATGAACGGCGGAGACTCGGCCTACGTGGCTCTACTGCCGTCGGGGTTCGCGGTGGTACCGGCGGCGGAGGATTGTGGCGGTGGGAGCCTGTTGACGGTGGCGTTTCAGATATTGGTGAACAGTTTACCGACGGATAAGCTGACGGTGGAGTCGGTGGAGACAGTGAATAATCTGATATCGTGTACGGTGCAGAAAATTAAAACCGCTCTCCGGTGTCACGAGCTTTCCACGTGA
- the LOC111790685 gene encoding homeobox-leucine zipper protein ANTHOCYANINLESS 2-like isoform X4, producing MISADAGFEENVRRRRREEEATDSRSGSDNMDGGGGSGDDLDAAVGDNPRKKKRYHRHTPQQIQELEAMFKECPHPDEKQRLELSRRLSLEIKQVKFWFQNRRTQMKTQLERHENTLLRHENEKLRTENMAIREAMRSPICSNCGGPAIIGEISLEEQQLRIENARLKDELDRVCALAGKFVGRPVPVSPPLEEYGGGMMMMERCVYLEMALAAMDELVKMANGEEPLWIGEKLNEEEYSRMFSGGCFGGFVSEASRESALLFLHSSALLDTLMEANRWVEMFPNLIATATTTDVISGGMGGTRNGALQLMHAELQILSPMVPVRQLNFLRFCKQHGEGVWAVVDVSIDPITDTSSPPCRRLPSGCLIHDMPNGYSKVTWVEHSEYDESQIHELYRPLVRSGLGFGARRWIATLQRQSEALATLLSSPSDHSGKYWSFLFFSLFRLRVIMNCFVYIGISADGRRNMVKLAQRMTANFCTGVCASTVYKWNKLNTGNNNVGEDVKVMTRKSVEDPGEPPGTVLSAATSVWVAATAERVFEFLRDERLRSEWDILSNGGPMQEMLHIPKAHHHHHANAVSLLRATSLNPNQSSMLILQETCSDSSGSLVVYAPVDIPAMQVVMNGGDSAYVALLPSGFAVVPAAEDCGGGSLLTVAFQILVNSLPTDKLTVESVETVNNLISCTVQKIKTALRCHELST from the exons ATGATTTCGGCGGATGCTGGTTTTGAGGAGAAtgtgaggaggaggagaagagaggaagaggCCACGGACAGCAGATCTGGTAGTGATAACAtggacggcggcggcggttcTGGCGACGATCTGGACGCCGCTGTCGGCGATAATCCTAGGAAGAAGAAACGGTACCACCGTCACACTCCGCAACAAATCCAAGAACTCGAAGC TATGTTCAAGGAGTGTCCTCATCCTGATGAGAAACAAAGATTGGAGCTCAGTAGAAGACTGTCTTTAGAAATAAAACAAGTTAAATTCTGGTTTCAAAATCGTCGAACTCAAATGAAG ACGCAACTGGAACGCCATGAAAACACATTACTAAGACACGAGAACGAGAAGCTCCGAACAGAGAACATGGCGATTCGAGAGGCGATGAGAAGCCCAATCTGCTCAAACTGCGGAGGACCGGCTATCATCGGAGAAATCTCCTTAGAAGAACAGCAACTCCGAATCGAAAACGCGCGATTGAAGGACGAATTGGACCGGGTGTGCGCTCTAGCCGGAAAATTCGTGGGAAGGCCGGTTCCAGTATCACCGCCATTGGAGGAATATGGAGGTggaatgatgatgatggagaGATGCGTGTATTTGGAAATGGCGTTGGCGGCCATGGATGAGCTTGTGAAAATGGCGAACGGGGAAGAACCACTGTGGATTGGAGAAAAACTGAACGAAGAAGAATATTCGAGAATGTTCAGCGGCGGTTGTTTTGGTGGTTTCGTTTCTGAAGCTTCCAGAGAATCCGCTCTCCTCTTCCTCCACTCTTCTGCTCTCCTCGACACTCTAATGGAGGCT AACCGGTGGGTGGAGATGTTTCCGAACTTGATTGCGACGGCGACCACCACCGACGTAATCTCCGGCGGAATGGGAGGAACCCGAAACGGCGCTCTTCAATTG ATGCATGCGGAGCTTCAAATTCTGTCTCCCATGGTTCCGGTGAGACAATTAAATTTCCTCCGCTTCTGCAAGCAGCATGGGGAAGGCGTTTGGGCGGTTGTTGACGTCTCCATCGATCCCATTACCGATACTTCCTCTCCGCCGTGCCGGAGACTCCCCTCCGGCTGCCTCATCCACGACATGCCCAATGGCTACTCCAAG GTTACTTGGGTTGAGCATTCTGAATACGATGAAAGCCAAATCCATGAGCTGTACCGACCCCTCGTCCGCTCCGGCCTTGGGTTTGGCGCGCGACGGTGGATCGCCACCCTCCAGCGCCAATCTGAAGCCCTCGCCACCCTCCTCTCCTCCCCATCTGACCATTCCGGTAAATATTGgagttttctctttttttccctttttcggTTGAGAGTTATAAtgaattgttttgtttatatagGGATATCCGCCGACGGACGGCGGAACATGGTGAAGCTAGCACAGCGGATGACAGCAAATTTCTGCACAGGAGTATGCGCATCAACGGTGTACAAATGGAACAAGCTGAACACGGGCAATAACAATGTTGGAGAGGATGTGAAAGTGATGACAAGGAAGAGCGTGGAGGATCCAGGGGAGCCGCCAGGGACGGTGCTGAGTGCAGCAACGTCGGTGTGGGTGGCGGCGACAGCAGAGAGAGTGTTTGAGTTTCTTCGTGATGAGCGGCTGAGGAGCGAATGGGACATTCTGTCCAACGGCGGCCCCATGCAGGAAATGCTCCATATCCCCAAAGCCCATCACCATCACCATGCCAACGCCGTCTCTCTCCTCCGTGCCAcc TCTCTAAATCCAAACCAGAGCAGTATGCTGATTCTGCAAGAGACCTGTTCCGATTCATCTGGGTCGCTTGTAGTGTACGCGCCGGTGGATATTCCGGCAATGCAGGTGGTGATGAACGGCGGAGACTCGGCCTACGTGGCTCTACTGCCGTCGGGGTTCGCGGTGGTACCGGCGGCGGAGGATTGTGGCGGTGGGAGCCTGTTGACGGTGGCGTTTCAGATATTGGTGAACAGTTTACCGACGGATAAGCTGACGGTGGAGTCGGTGGAGACAGTGAATAATCTGATATCGTGTACGGTGCAGAAAATTAAAACCGCTCTCCGGTGTCACGAGCTTTCCACGTGA